In Taeniopygia guttata chromosome 2, bTaeGut7.mat, whole genome shotgun sequence, one genomic interval encodes:
- the PSMG4 gene encoding proteasome assembly chaperone 4, with translation MVGNGGGVHRPGGVQVQGVGGTEGERSRGAVPKVGCSRWRGLYTDGAGARGGTRTERSAGTDVSECAGIPWGSGKRASPGSRRRRCRGRCLPAGRARRSGASAASPGPRGGPGSASRSGLARSGLAAPGGAAMEAAGGGGAAGGIALHDFSGQLGEQRVHFHAMRLRDSLFLWVGAAPALASLAVAMCSPRDSIPVAASLLGDPSDTASSCLARRLASKTKKQIFVSYNLQNTDSNFTLLIENRIKEEMTAFPDKF, from the exons ATGGTCGGAAACGGAGGGGGTGTGCACCGACCGGGGGGAGTGCAAGTTCAGGGGGTAGGGGGCACGGAGGGGGAGCGCTCCCGGGGGGCTGTACCCAAGGTTGGGTGTTCGCGCTGGCGGGGTCTGTACACGGACGGAGCGGGGGCCCGGGGAGGGACGCGCACGGAGCGGAGTGCGGGCACCGATGTGAGTGAGTGTGCGGGTATTCCCTGGGGGAGCGGGAAGCGTGCATCCCCCGGGAGCCGGCGCCGCCGGTGCCGGGGGCGGTGCctcccggcggggcgggcacgGCGGAGCGGAGCCAGCGCCGCCtccccggggccgcggggcgggccgggctcAGCCTCCCGCTCGGGCCTTGCGCGCTCGGGCCTGGCCGCGCCGGGAGGAGCGGCGATggaggcggcgggcggcggcggagcggcgggcggCATCGCCCTGCACGACTTCAGCGGGCAGCTGGGCGAGCAGCGGGTGCACTTCCACGCCATGCGGCTGCGGGACTCGCTCTTCCTCTGGGTGGGCGCCGCGCCCGCCCTCGCCAGCCTGGCCGTCGCCATGTGCAGCCCCCGA GACAGCATCCCGGTGGCCGCCTCGCTGCTGGGGGACCCCTCGGACACCGCCTCCTCCTGTCTGGCGCGGCGCTTGG CCAGCAAGACCAAAAAGCAGATATTTGTCAGCTACAATCTTCAAAACACAGACAGCAATTTCACCTTACTCATAGAAAACAGGATCAAGGAAGAAATGACAGCCTTTCCAGACAAGTTCTGA